One Tripterygium wilfordii isolate XIE 37 chromosome 10, ASM1340144v1, whole genome shotgun sequence DNA segment encodes these proteins:
- the LOC120006848 gene encoding INO80 complex subunit D-like, which yields MADPDPKPMTIDGSDQDLTLARSQYLTRYEVLTRRSRRVNQLSRVYRDHYWSLMEKVKAKYREYYWVYGKSPFKEDEKKTSGLENGTDGAGENGWFGAGTGDVEGKCAVAGCKAKAMALTRFCHAHILSDSKQRLYTGCTYVIKSAHAGPILCGKPVLRSTIPVLCATHLQKSEKYLKQALKKQGLNVTSPIKLVPKFHAIVMENVRQIQSKRRAAKKASLHKIEI from the exons ATGGCCGATCCCGACCCTAAACCGATGACCATCGATGGCTCGGACCAGGACTTAACCCTGGCGCGGTCGCAATATCTGACTCGATATGAGGTTCTGACTCGGCGATCCCGGCGAGTCAATCAACTTTCCCGGGTCTACAGGGACCATTACTGGTCTCTAATGGAGAAGGTCAAGGCCAAGTACAGGGAATACTACTGGGTATATGGAAAAAGCCCGTTCAAGGAGGACGAGAAGAAGACCAGTGGCCTTGAGAATGGAACGGATGGAGCCGGAGAGAACGGCTGGTTCGGGGCTGGGACAGGAGATGTTGAAGGCAAGTGTGCGGTGGCTGGTTGCAAGGCAAAGGCGATGGCTTTGACGAGGTTTTGTCATGCCCACATTCTGTCTGATTCTAAACAGAGGCTGTACACTGGGTGTACATATGTGATCAAGAG TGCGCACGCAGGGCCTATTTTATGTGGCAAACCAGTATTGAGGTCAACTATTCCTGTCCTATGCGCCACGCATTTGCAGAAGTCAGAAAAATATCTCAAACAAGCTTTAAAAAAGCAAGGTCTTAATGTAACTTCTCCAATTAAGCTTGTGCCCAAATTTCATGCAATCGTCATGGAAAATGTCCGACAAATCCAGAGCAAAAGAAGAGCCGCTAAGAAGGCTTCTCTTCATAAAATTGAGATTTAA